ACCGCTGGCAGCCTATGCGGCAAAACCGGGTGACGCAGGCATCTCTACCTACACCTGGACCTCCAGCGACGGCACCGTCATCGCTCCCGGCAAAATCTCCAGCGTGACTTTTGCCACCATCGGGCTGAAGACCATCACCCTGAAGGTTACCGACGAAAGCGGGAATGTCGCATCGGCAACACGGCAGGTCGAGGCCGTTGTTCCGGTTGCCGACGTCATAGCCTGGGCGGACAACCCCGGCAATCTCGGCGGTACGCTTACCGTCACGTCTTTGCCAACCCCCAACGACAAGGTCAAGGTCATCTGGGGCGACGGCAAATACGATTATATCACCACCATCGATGCTCTATCCGTTTCCAAGGCCCACACCTATAGTGTGGCCGGAAACAAGACGGTCGAGATTTACGTCTACAAAAACGGTATCCAAAAGGGATACTTCAAGAAGACCATCACCGTTGACGGCACGAACTAAACCAGCCTGAAACAATGGCATATAATGCAATCGCCCGGAGGGCCCTCTCTCCGGGCATTGTTTTAGCCATACCGCATTGCGTATTTGCTGCCAATGTATTAGACAAGTTGTATGTATTATTAAGTAAATAATTGCAAGTCATGCATAGCTAGTAGTATGGCTCTTTACAAAAAAATTAATATACTCTGTTTAAAATATTTTATGTGGCAGTGAGGCAAATATGGACTCGCACAAATCAATAGCTCATCTTCTAAAAATACTTGGGAATCCCATACGCCTTAAAATTTTATCGAGTATGGCAAATGAATCAAAAACAGTTAAAAACATATCGGAACATCTTGGACTGAAACAGACTACAGTATCCAAACATGTTGCCTTATTGAAAATAAATGGAATTATCGAAGGTAAACGTAATAGTTCTATAATGCACTATGCTATTGTTGATTTGCAGGCTAAAAAACTTATAAATTCATTGGTTTGTCATGCTATACAAACCAATAATGTTCTCTCAAGTACTGAAGCTGATTAGTATATAAGCTACGTTGTTGTTTTGTGGCATAAAACAAATGACTATGGAGGAATGTATCAATGAAACACTCAGCCATGCTTCTAAAATCAATGATTTCATTGTGGATGTTGCCGTTATTGATTTCAGCATGTTCGGTTACATCATCGAATGTAACCCCGCCATTATCAACTACCGAAATCTCCGCAACCGATCTCAAAAAAACAGCAGCAAGAGTGAATGACAAAGATATTACCGTCGCCGAACTCAAGCGGGCTCAAATAATTTTAATGGCGGACCGACCCGGTTTACAAATTCCACCATCTCTGCAAAAGGAATTTGAAATGCAGGCTCTCAATCAATTGATCAGTTCGGAACTGCTTTTCCAGGCTGGCCAGAAGCTTGATATAAAAGATCTCGACAAACAGGCTGATGCAAAGCTGGCTAAAATCAAAAATGGCTTTTCCGATGCCAAGGATTATGACAGGGCGCTCCAAAATATCGGAATGAATGAGAAGATGCTCTATGACGACACTCGCCGAGAACTGGTCATCAGCAATTTTGTCAAAACGAACATCTCTTCCAAAATTACGGTCAGCGACGAAGAGATCAAAAAGTTTTATGACCAGAATCCTGACAAGTTCCGTCAGGATGAACAGATTAGGGCTAGCCATATATTGATAGGTGTTGACAGCAAAGCAGGGATTGAAGCGAGGAAGGCGGCTCGTGAAAAGGCCGAGAAACTTCACAATGAACTGTTAAACGGTGCTGATTTTGCCACACTGGCCAAGGCAAATTCAACCTGTCCCAGCGCTAAGCAAGGAGGCGATCTGGGCTTTTTCGGTAGAGGCAAGATGGACCCTCAATTCGAACGGGCCGCTTTTGCTCTTGAACGGGGAGGTCTGAGCAACGTAGTGGAGACACGATTTGGCTATCATATAATCAAGTTGCTGAACCTGAAGAAAGCAGAGACTGTCTCCCTGTCTGAAGCCAGGGATAAGATCGAAGATTATCTCAGAACTCAAAAAACGAATGCGGCTATTGGAGATTTTGTTGGCGGGGCACGTAGAAGCGCCAAAATTGACGTGCTGCTGCCATAATGGCAGTCACTATTATGTCAGAGTATAACGGCCAAAATTTTATTTCAACAGCTGGGGGAAAATGTCAAACAGTACATTCAGAGTACTGTGCGCGCAACCAAGTCGGAGCATATAAATTGACGGCATGGTTTGATAGAGGACTTCCAATGTTTGACAATATTTAAAAAACGGTTTAATAACATATTTGGATAATATGATTTAAGTATAATTAAGCGGTACGTGGCAACGCATTCTGGTATATAAGGGCGCATCCTGATTACGCTGTTTTGGCGAGGATACATGAAAATCAAAACCAAGCTTTTTTTGAATGTTGCGATTGTTGCCGGTATTTCAATTGTGATATCGGTAGCCTGCTACGTCAGTATGACCTTTATAAAGGGGAAGCTGGCTTATCTTACGGAAAAAAGCACACCTTACCAACTCAGGACAGTGGAATATGAACGATCTATCCAGGCAGCTACCGCCGACCTGGTAAAAGTAAGTACATCAAGGGGCAAAAAAGAACTTGATGATGCCAGGACGGAAGCAACGAAATCACTTGAAACCGTAAAAAACTCTCAAACGACAATTGAGTCGATGTCCGGTGAGAAGTTTGGAACGTATTCGGAGTTGGAAGGTATTTTCAATCGGCTTGTCGAAACGGTAACGGCTAGCATCACATCCCAGGAAGACGCCAACAACGCAGCAAAGACAACGACACAGCACCTGAATGAAACCATCGCCAAACTCAAGGAACTTGACGGCCTGGTAAAGTCGTTGCAAGTTTCGCGTTCAGCCACGTACGTGACATTCGTCGAAGGCAGAAACTCCTTGGCCGACAAGCTCACCAGCCTCGAAATGGCCAAGACACAGCTTAAAGATACCATGGTTCTCTGCTTTCAATCTCAACGAGGTAACGCTAAGGGCTACAAAGGAGAAGTGAAAGGACATATCGACCGTCTGCTACAAAATGGCAATGTGCGCGGAAATCCAAAACTTAAGGCCGCACTGGCAAACCTGTCCACAAAGTTGGACGAATATTTTGTATTGCGATTGGCGGGAAATAATAAAGCTGACGTGTTAATTGACGGCATTTTGGACAAAATGGATGGAATAATCGGTTCCCTTGATAATGAAATAGACAATATCAGCGAAAAAGTAGGAGATATAACAGGCAAAAACGGAAATTCGTTTGTGCAATCTAACATTACGGTGAGTGCACTTGCCAGTAATTCCGAGTTGCTGGCATATGGGGCATCGGTCGATGGACTTGTTACAAGGCTGTTTACTGCTGCCACGGGAAAAGAAATAGATTCGACTTTAACGACCATAACAGCGCAGTACGCCAAAATCCATAAGGCGGAGGCAGAGCTTCAAAAACATTTAAAGAAGCTTAACGCTGCGAAAGAACTTGCGGTTCTGAATAGAACGACGTCTGCGTTGGATGGCGTCTACGCGAGCCTCACCACCAAAGACGGTATCGTCCCGAAGTTGAAAAACAGGCTGGCAATGCAGGAAGTAGCGTCCCGGGAATCGGCGAAACTCCGAAATATTGTCATGCAGCAAGCTCTGAAAAGTAGACAAACATCGAGCGTGGCGCAGGGAGAACAGGAGAAATCGATCGCCGCCGTCAACTCCATGATCCGCAAGAGCCTCGGGTTGATTCTTACCATAGGTGTGCTTGCGGTCTTTTCCGGCATCGTTTTCGGAATATGGATGTACCGGGCAATCGCCCATCCTCTTTCCAGGCTTATTGCCACTACCCGCGAGATCGCTTCCGGTAATCTGAACTGTACCATATTGGCGGAAAACGATGACGAGATCGGTCAGGTCCAGAAAGAAATGGCCACCATGGCCGGCAGTCTCCAGAATATTGCCAAAAAGATCGGGGTGGCGACAGATGCCCTGGCGGGTAGCTCTGAGGAGCTTTCATCCACGGCGCGTACACTTGAGAATAGCACAGGGGAACAAACCGAGCGTATCGAACAGTCTGCTGTTGCCATGACCCAGATGTCCCAGACCATCAACGATGTGTCCAACAATGCGAATGAAACGGCAGGCACTGCTGCATCGATGCGAGAAGCCGCCAACCGTGGCCGAGACAGGATGCATACTGCGGTCAGTCATCTCCAACGGTTTGCCGAGACAACCAAATCCTCGGCAAAAGAGGTGGAGACACTCGGAACCCGGTCGGAGAAG
This sequence is a window from Oryzomonas sagensis. Protein-coding genes within it:
- a CDS encoding ArsR/SmtB family transcription factor encodes the protein MDSHKSIAHLLKILGNPIRLKILSSMANESKTVKNISEHLGLKQTTVSKHVALLKINGIIEGKRNSSIMHYAIVDLQAKKLINSLVCHAIQTNNVLSSTEAD
- a CDS encoding peptidylprolyl isomerase gives rise to the protein MKHSAMLLKSMISLWMLPLLISACSVTSSNVTPPLSTTEISATDLKKTAARVNDKDITVAELKRAQIILMADRPGLQIPPSLQKEFEMQALNQLISSELLFQAGQKLDIKDLDKQADAKLAKIKNGFSDAKDYDRALQNIGMNEKMLYDDTRRELVISNFVKTNISSKITVSDEEIKKFYDQNPDKFRQDEQIRASHILIGVDSKAGIEARKAAREKAEKLHNELLNGADFATLAKANSTCPSAKQGGDLGFFGRGKMDPQFERAAFALERGGLSNVVETRFGYHIIKLLNLKKAETVSLSEARDKIEDYLRTQKTNAAIGDFVGGARRSAKIDVLLP
- a CDS encoding methyl-accepting chemotaxis protein, with the protein product MKIKTKLFLNVAIVAGISIVISVACYVSMTFIKGKLAYLTEKSTPYQLRTVEYERSIQAATADLVKVSTSRGKKELDDARTEATKSLETVKNSQTTIESMSGEKFGTYSELEGIFNRLVETVTASITSQEDANNAAKTTTQHLNETIAKLKELDGLVKSLQVSRSATYVTFVEGRNSLADKLTSLEMAKTQLKDTMVLCFQSQRGNAKGYKGEVKGHIDRLLQNGNVRGNPKLKAALANLSTKLDEYFVLRLAGNNKADVLIDGILDKMDGIIGSLDNEIDNISEKVGDITGKNGNSFVQSNITVSALASNSELLAYGASVDGLVTRLFTAATGKEIDSTLTTITAQYAKIHKAEAELQKHLKKLNAAKELAVLNRTTSALDGVYASLTTKDGIVPKLKNRLAMQEVASRESAKLRNIVMQQALKSRQTSSVAQGEQEKSIAAVNSMIRKSLGLILTIGVLAVFSGIVFGIWMYRAIAHPLSRLIATTREIASGNLNCTILAENDDEIGQVQKEMATMAGSLQNIAKKIGVATDALAGSSEELSSTARTLENSTGEQTERIEQSAVAMTQMSQTINDVSNNANETAGTAASMREAANRGRDRMHTAVSHLQRFAETTKSSAKEVETLGTRSEKITGIVALINDIADQTNLLALNAAIEAARAGDQGRGFAVVADEVRKLAARTSEATDEIVENVSSMNTGVDTAVKLIREESSSVDQVVSIVNESVQSIDEIVENMDKITGMVGRIAVAAQQQSATSDDISRVMNTISDAARQIKSTFVDVKQSSENLAATASDLNDTARWFRL